The genomic segment CATTTGATTGCGCAGGGTTTTGTGAGTCCGAATCGTGTGTTGGCGGTGACGTTTACTGCCCGGGCTGCAGGGGAGATGCGGCATCGCCTGAACATGATGGGGATTGGCGGGGTGCAGGCTCGGACGTTTCACGCGGCGGCGCGCCGCCAATTGCAGTATTTTTGGCCGCAGGTGGCGGGTGACTTGCCGTGGCGGCTGCTGGACAATAAGTTTCCGTTGGTAGGCAGGGCTGCCCGGTCGGTGGGGGTAGAGTCAACCACGGAGAACGTGCGAGACTTGCTTTCGGAAATAGAGTGGGCGAAGGCGTCCCTGGTCACGGCGGATATGTACGCCGAGCGTGTGGCCCAAACCAAGCGCACTCCACCAGTGACCCCAGATAAGGTTGCGGAGGTGTATCGCCGGTACGAGGCGATGAAAACCACTGATGAAGGCATGTTGCTGGATTTCGATGACCTGCTGCTGCACACGGCGGGTGCACTGGAAAACTCCGCTGCGATTGCGGAGGAGTTTCGGCAACAATACCGTTCGTTTGTGGTGGACGAGTATCAGGACGTCACCCCACTGCAGCAGCGCCTGCTGGAGGCGTGGCTGGGGGAACGTGATGATCTCACCGTGGTGGGGGACGCCAACCAGACCATTTATTCGTTCACGGGTGCGACCCCGGAGTACTTACTGCAGTTTTCCAGGACGTATCCGCACGCAGCGATCACACGCCTGCAGAGGGACTACCGTTCGACGCCTCAAGTGACCACGCTGGCTAACACCGTCATTGGCCATGCGTCCGGGCGTATGGCGGGTACTCGCCTAGAGCTCATGGGCATGCGCCCAGCGGGGCCGGATCCTGTATATAACGCGTACCCCGACGAACCAACCGAGGCACGAGAGGTGGCGGCGCAGATTGATGCCCTGCTCAAGCAGGGGGTACCGGCGTCGGAAATTGCCGTGCTGTACCGCATCAACGCGCAATCTGCGGTGTTCGAGCAGGCACTTTCCGACGCCGGGATTGTGTACCAGATTCGCGGCGGCGAAGGGTTTTTCACTCGGCCGGAAATTCGTCAGGCCATCACACAGCTGATCCGTACTGCTCAGCGCCCTGATCTTCCGCAGGATGCGGTGGGGCCGGAAGTACACCGCATCGCCCGCTCGGCGCTGGCCCCCTTAGGGTTGACCCCCACGGAGCCGGAAGGCGCGCAGGCTCGGGAGCGGTGGCAGTCGCTGCAGGCGTTGGTGGATCTGATTCAAGAATTGGGCACTGCCACGCCAGACATCGACCTGAGTGGTGTGTTGGTGCAACTGCGGCAACGCGCCGAGGCGAAGCATCCACCCACCATGGAGGGAGTGACATTGGCCTCGCTGCATGCGGCGAAAGGCTTGGAGTGGGATGCAGTGTTCCTTGTCGGGCTGGTTGATGGGTCCGTGCCTATTTCCCATGCGATCAAGGCAGGAGACGCGCAGATTGAGGAAGAACGTCGACTGTTTTATGTGGGCATTACCCGAGCCCGTGAACATCTGCGCTGTTCGTGGGCGCTGGCACGCCAGGAAGGCGGCCGTGCCAGTAGGAAACGCACACGCTTTTTGGATCAGATTGCACCGGACACGGAACTGGAACAATCGCGTAACAAAAAGGTACGTCCGAAGAAATGCCGAGTATGCGGGAAACCGCTAGAGACTCCCGCAGCGAAAGTTCTGATGCGGTGTGAGGATTGCCCCTCAGATGCAGATTCCGAGGTTTTTGAGACTCTCCGCTCCTGGCGCGCTGAGGTCGCCCGGGAACTCCAGACACCCGCATATATTGTATTTTCGGATGCCACGCTCATGGCTGTGGCGGAGTCGATGCCAACGTCTGTAGAGGAACTGCTGGGCATCTCTGGTATCGGGCCAGTGAAGGTCGAACGTTTCGGGGAAGAGCTGCTGGCTGTCGTTCGAACATGTGCTGAAGCATCGGACGTTTCATAGACATCTACGTCTTGGTGTAGCTCATGCCGCGAGCTGCATTGTTGTACCCCGATGCGTTGTGCTGCCGTGTCCATTGGCGCACACTCTTGTCCAGAGGATACTGGTAGTGTTTCTGCTTTCTTGCTGTGGGGTGGACATGCCCTGAAACTTAGCTGGTGCGAACATAGAATATTGCAAAAATATGCATCAGCAAAAAATTATGTAAATCTTATATTTCTTTGTTACCAAACCGTAGTTTTCTTGCATGTCATTCCGGTCGTGTTTTATAAAACCCCAGGTGAAAATGATAAAGACCTGCAGTATCGGATCGCCTAAAATGGCAATAAGAACAAAGTGTTACGTCAAATGATGTGAAATAGTTTACAGTTTTGTAATTGAATCTTGCTGGGATTGTTCGCTACACTCGCTCTTGTAATTGTTCATCCACTACGTAAGGAGCAGACATGCTTTCTACTCTCGCATCCAACACCTTCTGGGGCGTCTTCAACTTCATTCGCACCCTGATCGGCTTCCCGAAGTAATCGTATTTCCCAGAAGGGAAATTCATCTGAAGCACCTGTTGCTCTTGATATGTATCAAAAGCAACAGGTGCTTTTGTGTAGCTAACTGGAATTATGATCAATTATTCATCTGCCAACATGCGGGGCAACTGGGGTGGGACTCGTACGACATGAGTGTGACATCAAGGCGATAAGGATCCACTTCCAGCAGGTCACCGGGCTGAAGTTGTAATAGCGGGGTGCCAGGGGGCTCGTAGGACGTGCCCTGCAGTGTTGTTACCACGCTCAGTAGTCGCGCAGCTGTTGCGTGAGCAACCACTGGGTCGTGGGTGGTGTGGGCGGCTGCGACCTGCGCCAAGAGGGTGGGCCAATGCTCGTCGACAGCCATGCGATGCAGATCCATGCATAGTGGGCACGGACCCGCGCCGTTGATGTGCAAGGGGCCGATGGTTCCGCGGCCGTCGATAAGCGAAATGGGGATGAAGGTGCCTCGGCGGCGGACAAGCGGTGTGGAGAGGCGTCGGGCGTGGGGCATCCTGTCTACAAGGATCAGGGGTGTGTCGGCGGGGCAGCGGAGGAAAAACTCCTCATCGGTTTCGCCGCTCATCAGTGGATAGACTCGAAAACCGCTCGTGGTGAACGCAGAAGTAATGATGCTTGCTAAGGGCGAATGCCCGAGCACATACACATCCTGTGTGCCTGTTGGGGCGGGTCGTAACACACGATAATCGAAGAGTTCTTCCAGCAGGGTTTCGGCCACGGAGCGGGGCAGGCCCGCCTCTACCAGCGAGCGGCTCAACTCGCTCCACGTGATGTCAGTGCGAGCCCGCAGTAGCGTGCGCAGAATCCCCGACATGTGTTCCTCGTCTATGCCGTCAATCACCCCGGCGCGCGTGGCATCCACCCCGAATTGTAGGGCAGGCCCCGGGCGCACAAACACGTGCGCAGCAGGTGATAGGCGCACAACAATATCATTCATGGTTCCCCCTGAATCCCCGCGCTGATGGTTCACACTTTAGCTAATATTTGTTGTCATGCCTACTTACGCCCCTGATGTGGATGTGATTCGCTCGGCTCGTCGCACCCGAACCAGCAGCGCACGGCTTGTCGAAGGCCGCATTCAGGTCCGCATACCCGCGTGGCTCAGTGAGGAACAGGAACGCGAGACGGTGGAGAAACTCGTGGCGAAGGTCCGCAAGCGCACCACCCCACGCAGGTTTTCCGACGCCCAGCTTGCCGAACGTGCCGAGCGCCTCAACCGCACGCTTCTCGACGGCCGCGCATGCCCCGGAAGCATCCGATGGGTCAGCAACCAAAACTCTCGCTGGGGGTCCTGTACACTCAGCACAGGAGCCATTCGCATCTCTGATCGGCTGCAGAACGTTCCCGACTACGTGCTGGATTCGGTGATCGTGCACGAACTGGTTCACACCTTCATACGAGGCGGCCACAGCGCGGAATTCTGGGAATGGGCCAACCGTGCGCCCAAAGCCGAGCGTGCCAGGGGCTACTTGGAGGCATATCAGGAATTTTCCCAGGGCGGGGGCGGGCAGTGTGATAGAGCACGGCGGCTACGTGGTTGGCGATGATCTACCAAACTGCCAAAAACCCTAGGAAAAATGGCAGTGTGATAGAGCACGGCGAGCAGGAAAGCCGTGAACACCGTTAGTGCAAACGTTTGCATAGAAAAAGGTCTACCGCCAGGTACGGAAACACCCTGTTTTCGAGCCCAGCGGTGGACCTATATGACAAGCACGTAAAGTGTGCTTATCTCCAAGCCGAAAAACACCTCATTTTCGTGCTTGAGCATAAGCATATTTTGCGGGGGTCGAACCCACCTTATGGGATCACAGCAAAACCCTAGCTCAGCTGTTCGTGTGCCACTGCGATGGCATTGGCGATTGCAGTGCGCGATTGTGGAGAGTTTTTCCAACAGGAGGAACCTAGATGTGCGGCGGCGCGGTCGACAATCTCATCCACAGATGCCGCCGCCAGACTGCTCATATCGCCGAATCCAATTTCTTCTAAGCGCTGCACCACGGTCGGTCCGACAAAGCGGGCACTCAGCAGCGCCTCGCGTTCGTGGGGAGTGAAAGACATTACTGTTCCTCCTCGTCGTCTTTACTCTTGTCGTCGCCAGTATCGCCGGATTCGCCCTCTGCCTTTTCGGCTTCCTCGGCGAGCATTTTTTCTAGTGCATCGATTTCAGCAATGGGGTCGAACCCATCGACTTCACCTTCGCTGAGGAGGCCGTCGATGAACTCTGCGGAGCTGTCAATGTCGGAGGCGACGGGCAGGAAGTCGGGGTGGTTCCACACTGCGTCGCGGCGAGTAGTACCCACCGCAACGCCAACGCGGCGCCAGAGTTCTTTCGCGGCGTCGACACGCGGTGCGCTGATGTCGATGCCAA from the Corynebacterium durum genome contains:
- a CDS encoding M48 metallopeptidase family protein, whose translation is MPTYAPDVDVIRSARRTRTSSARLVEGRIQVRIPAWLSEEQERETVEKLVAKVRKRTTPRRFSDAQLAERAERLNRTLLDGRACPGSIRWVSNQNSRWGSCTLSTGAIRISDRLQNVPDYVLDSVIVHELVHTFIRGGHSAEFWEWANRAPKAERARGYLEAYQEFSQGGGGQCDRARRLRGWR
- a CDS encoding ATP-dependent DNA helicase UvrD2, with product MFSLDDLDPDQRLAATAPRGPVCILAGAGTGKTRTITYRIAHLIAQGFVSPNRVLAVTFTARAAGEMRHRLNMMGIGGVQARTFHAAARRQLQYFWPQVAGDLPWRLLDNKFPLVGRAARSVGVESTTENVRDLLSEIEWAKASLVTADMYAERVAQTKRTPPVTPDKVAEVYRRYEAMKTTDEGMLLDFDDLLLHTAGALENSAAIAEEFRQQYRSFVVDEYQDVTPLQQRLLEAWLGERDDLTVVGDANQTIYSFTGATPEYLLQFSRTYPHAAITRLQRDYRSTPQVTTLANTVIGHASGRMAGTRLELMGMRPAGPDPVYNAYPDEPTEAREVAAQIDALLKQGVPASEIAVLYRINAQSAVFEQALSDAGIVYQIRGGEGFFTRPEIRQAITQLIRTAQRPDLPQDAVGPEVHRIARSALAPLGLTPTEPEGAQARERWQSLQALVDLIQELGTATPDIDLSGVLVQLRQRAEAKHPPTMEGVTLASLHAAKGLEWDAVFLVGLVDGSVPISHAIKAGDAQIEEERRLFYVGITRAREHLRCSWALARQEGGRASRKRTRFLDQIAPDTELEQSRNKKVRPKKCRVCGKPLETPAAKVLMRCEDCPSDADSEVFETLRSWRAEVARELQTPAYIVFSDATLMAVAESMPTSVEELLGISGIGPVKVERFGEELLAVVRTCAEASDVS
- a CDS encoding helix-hairpin-helix domain-containing protein, whose translation is MSFTPHEREALLSARFVGPTVVQRLEEIGFGDMSSLAAASVDEIVDRAAAHLGSSCWKNSPQSRTAIANAIAVAHEQLS